In a single window of the Nicotiana tomentosiformis chromosome 8, ASM39032v3, whole genome shotgun sequence genome:
- the LOC138898100 gene encoding uncharacterized protein, producing the protein MAEYAACILGLMLAIDMNVQDLLVIGDSDLLVHQVLGEWATKNTKILPYLHYVQELIKRFTKRESKHVLRIQNAFVDALATLYSMIQHLDKNFINPIQIGIHKQPAYCAHVEEEIDRNPWFYGIKEYLPK; encoded by the coding sequence atggcagagtatgcagcttgcatcttgggactcatgttggccattgacatgaatgttcaggatctgttggtaatcggagattcagatcTTTTGGTGCACCAGGTTTTAGGGGAATGGGCTacgaagaacaccaaaatattgccatatttgcactATGTACAAGaactgatcaagaggttcacaaagagaGAATCCAAACATGTTCTGAGGATTCAGAATGCATTTGTAGATGCGTTAGCCACTTTGtattccatgatacaacacctagATAAGAATTTCATTAATCCTATCcaaataggaattcataagcagccagcttattgtgctcatgttgaggAAGAGATTGACAGAAATCCATGGTTCTACGGCATCAAGGAATACTTGCCAAAGTGA